A region from the Corylus avellana chromosome ca7, CavTom2PMs-1.0 genome encodes:
- the LOC132188747 gene encoding uncharacterized protein LOC132188747 isoform X1: MRSFSVMMVLALMLVLVAAQAAHYCAQEPSSSAPSPSTPSTLSPQDGDAGDCDKSCADKCHIEKCIPKHYKICIALCKLHCEHPLSYDIYHCTSACAASMSATKLGSVADEDKVKGDYVDICYNNCKKNV; this comes from the exons ATGAGGAGTTTCTCAGTGATGATGGTGCTTGCATTGATGCTTGTGCTGGTTGCAGCACAAGCTGCTCACTATTGTGCGCAAGAACCTTCTTCATCTGCACCTTCCCCTTCAACCCCTTCTACCCTTTCCCCGCAGGATGGAGATGCCGGCGATTGTGATAAAAGCTGCGCTGATAAGTGCCACATTGAGAAATGTATCCCAAAGCATTACAAGATCTGTATAGCCCTTTGCAAGCTACACTGCGAGCACCCTCTCTCGTACGACATCTACCATTGTACCTCTGCTTGTGCTGCCTCAATGTCCGCCACCAAGTTAGGCTCAG TGGCAGATGAAGATAAAGTGAAGGGAGATTATGTGGATATCTGCTACAATAACTGCAAGAAGAATGTGTAG
- the LOC132188747 gene encoding uncharacterized protein LOC132188747 isoform X2, producing MRSFSVMMVLALMLVLVAAQAAHYCAQEPSSSAPSPSTPSTLSPQDGDAGDCDKSCADKCHIEKCIPKHYKICIALCKLHCEHPLSYDIYHCTSACAASMSATKLGSDEDKVKGDYVDICYNNCKKNV from the exons ATGAGGAGTTTCTCAGTGATGATGGTGCTTGCATTGATGCTTGTGCTGGTTGCAGCACAAGCTGCTCACTATTGTGCGCAAGAACCTTCTTCATCTGCACCTTCCCCTTCAACCCCTTCTACCCTTTCCCCGCAGGATGGAGATGCCGGCGATTGTGATAAAAGCTGCGCTGATAAGTGCCACATTGAGAAATGTATCCCAAAGCATTACAAGATCTGTATAGCCCTTTGCAAGCTACACTGCGAGCACCCTCTCTCGTACGACATCTACCATTGTACCTCTGCTTGTGCTGCCTCAATGTCCGCCACCAAGTTAGGCTCAG ATGAAGATAAAGTGAAGGGAGATTATGTGGATATCTGCTACAATAACTGCAAGAAGAATGTGTAG